Proteins from a single region of Lysinibacillus sp. JNUCC-52:
- a CDS encoding glucose 1-dehydrogenase, translated as MGKLQDKVAIITGSGAGIGKEIARKYAQEGAKVVIADFNEDALNATVTEFNDAGYETFGVKVNVSIEEDIQKMIANTVAHFGRIDILVNNAGVGDNMQAAANVEDAIWQRVMDINVNGVMRAIRQVLPIFIENGGGTIVNMASIAGLTGGRGGLAYTTAKHAVVGMTKNIASHYGSQNIRCNAIAPAHVETGFAATMTNVDPFGMQQSVRGVQLMPKAGQVSDIANIALFLASEESALINGVALAADAGWSAY; from the coding sequence ATGGGAAAATTACAAGATAAAGTAGCGATTATTACAGGTAGTGGAGCAGGAATCGGAAAAGAAATAGCACGTAAATATGCACAAGAAGGTGCAAAGGTTGTCATTGCTGACTTCAATGAGGACGCATTAAATGCAACCGTTACTGAATTTAATGATGCTGGTTATGAGACATTTGGTGTCAAAGTAAATGTCTCTATAGAAGAGGATATCCAAAAAATGATCGCTAATACCGTAGCTCATTTTGGTCGTATAGATATTTTAGTCAATAACGCTGGAGTTGGTGACAATATGCAAGCAGCAGCAAATGTTGAAGATGCAATTTGGCAACGTGTCATGGACATTAATGTGAACGGTGTAATGCGTGCAATTCGTCAAGTATTACCAATCTTTATTGAAAATGGTGGCGGAACGATTGTGAATATGGCTTCAATCGCCGGATTAACAGGCGGTCGTGGAGGTCTAGCATATACAACTGCTAAACATGCAGTTGTTGGGATGACAAAAAATATCGCATCTCACTATGGATCTCAAAACATCCGTTGCAACGCCATTGCACCCGCACATGTAGAAACAGGTTTCGCGGCAACAATGACGAATGTGGACCCATTTGGTATGCAACAATCTGTACGTGGCGTTCAACTTATGCCTAAGGCAGGTCAGGTTTCGGACATTGCAAATATCGCCCTATTTTTAGCTTCTGAAGAATCAGCTCTTATAAACGGTGTAGCTTTAGCTGCTGATGCTGGTTGGAGCGCTTATTAA
- a CDS encoding GGDEF domain-containing protein: MQIGEVIENVLSIDEFVKNKEVDLLFTSNPSLRSVVVVRDGKPIGHITRTHFYQKIGTRYGYNLFMGRQNQLIMKDNPLIVESSTPIIEVSTEAMDRRAEDLYDDIIVIKKGLYLGVVSIRELLLKLVETQVAIASFLNPLTSLPGNKLIEEKLEKALQLEKYSLIYFDLDHFKTYNDTYGFNRGDKILLYLTDILNRNITGIEDFLGHIGGDDFVAILPHYEVASICQTIIEEFDAQIIDFYELEDLVQLQVLNRAGKLERFTCTSLSIAVITNEYQQFTSVDHLSDAVTRLKKECKKIYGSCFLINDKKTYLVH; this comes from the coding sequence ATGCAGATAGGGGAAGTCATAGAAAACGTTCTTAGTATTGATGAATTTGTAAAAAATAAAGAAGTAGATTTACTTTTTACGAGCAACCCATCATTGCGCAGTGTTGTTGTTGTAAGAGATGGAAAACCAATTGGACATATTACACGCACACATTTCTATCAAAAAATTGGTACACGTTATGGTTATAATTTATTTATGGGTCGGCAAAATCAACTTATCATGAAAGACAACCCTCTAATTGTTGAGAGTAGTACACCTATTATTGAGGTCAGTACGGAGGCAATGGACCGACGAGCAGAGGACCTATATGATGATATCATTGTCATTAAAAAAGGTCTATATTTGGGTGTGGTTAGTATTAGAGAACTGCTGTTAAAGCTCGTAGAGACACAAGTAGCTATTGCAAGCTTTTTAAATCCTCTTACAAGCTTACCTGGCAATAAATTAATAGAAGAAAAACTAGAAAAGGCATTACAACTTGAAAAATATAGCCTTATTTATTTTGATTTAGATCATTTCAAAACATATAACGACACCTATGGTTTTAATAGAGGAGATAAGATTTTGCTCTATTTAACAGATATCCTCAATAGAAATATTACTGGCATAGAAGATTTTTTAGGACATATAGGTGGCGATGATTTTGTGGCAATTCTCCCGCATTATGAAGTAGCAAGCATTTGCCAAACGATTATTGAAGAGTTTGATGCTCAAATAATTGATTTTTATGAGCTAGAAGATTTGGTGCAATTACAAGTTTTGAATAGAGCGGGAAAATTAGAGCGTTTTACATGTACATCATTATCTATAGCTGTTATTACAAATGAATATCAACAATTTACTTCTGTCGATCATTTGTCAGATGCAGTAACACGTTTAAAAAAAGAATGTAAAAAAATTTATGGAAGCTGTTTTTTAATTAACGATAAAAAAACCTACCTCGTGCACTAA
- a CDS encoding EAL domain-containing protein, translating to MESAVRQNVKTNSFFLYLNHLYEQHQNNTLYIKRLKTLKKIIETKDLHTFFQPIMNLQTKETMGFEALNRPTPSDLFSSVDQFYEFVGQTDCVFLFECFCRNLSLQRFKERLHGELLNKDYMLFLNIHPNVLLDKKYNSGETLQLLKELGIKPQQVVFELTERSAVLDFVEFERVLSHYRSQGYRIAVDDMGSGYNSLKTLIYLKPEFIKLDRSLIQFIDKNSEQQQLVTLLMSYAEQAETKIIAEGIERQEELNYLQDIGIHYAQGYAIGKPSKDIHFGEIRVDDYADRGSHRKRS from the coding sequence ATGGAGTCTGCTGTGAGACAAAACGTAAAAACAAACAGTTTCTTTTTATATTTAAATCATTTATATGAACAGCATCAAAACAATACATTATATATAAAACGTTTAAAGACATTGAAAAAAATTATAGAAACTAAAGATTTACATACCTTTTTTCAACCAATAATGAACTTACAAACAAAAGAAACAATGGGTTTTGAGGCATTGAATCGGCCGACACCTTCCGATTTGTTTAGTAGTGTCGATCAATTTTATGAATTTGTAGGGCAAACAGACTGCGTGTTTTTATTTGAATGCTTTTGTCGTAACCTTTCATTGCAACGTTTCAAAGAGCGTCTCCATGGAGAATTATTGAATAAAGATTATATGCTCTTTCTTAATATCCATCCGAACGTATTACTAGATAAGAAATATAATAGTGGTGAGACATTACAACTGTTAAAAGAGCTAGGCATTAAGCCGCAGCAAGTAGTATTTGAGTTAACTGAGCGTAGTGCAGTGTTAGATTTTGTGGAGTTTGAAAGAGTATTATCACATTATCGATCACAAGGCTATCGTATTGCGGTGGATGATATGGGATCTGGCTACAATAGCTTGAAAACACTTATCTATTTAAAGCCCGAATTTATTAAGTTGGATCGCTCATTAATTCAATTTATCGATAAAAATAGTGAGCAGCAGCAGCTAGTTACTTTACTAATGTCATACGCTGAGCAAGCAGAAACAAAAATTATTGCAGAAGGCATTGAACGGCAAGAGGAGCTCAATTATTTACAGGACATTGGCATCCATTATGCACAGGGATATGCGATAGGGAAGCCATCAAAAGACATACATTTTGGGGAAATAAGGGTGGATGACTATGCAGATAGGGGAAGTCATAGAAAACGTTCTTAG
- a CDS encoding amidase: MKTDLHLKSVEELAPLIENKTLSPVELTKEILTFAEESQPKINSYMAFYNDEAIENAKLAEQEILNGHYRGMYHGIPMALKDNLYFKDKITTMSSKIHKDFVSNYDATVVEKLREAGVIFTGKLSMHEYAWGITNNNPHYGPVRNPWDLDKIPGGSSGGSGAAVAAGASVASLGTDTAGSIRIPSSACGIVGLKPTHGRVSKFGCYPLAWSLDHIGPMTKTVKDAAAMLEIISGFDHRDPTCVDVQVDNYVNQLSGNVKDLVIGVNEDYFFNRVDSDVERAVRASIQNLVDQGAKVEVVKIPSLQYAEWAELVTSLSEASAIHHSDLQKRPQDFGDDIRLLFELGELPSAVDYLQAQQVRRQIKQEFTQIFNQVDVLISPTLPIVANTIGDDFADLNGEKVDLIDNIIRFTGPSNLTGLPALSVPCGFKGNLPIGLQIIGPAFKEGRILNVGYAIEQTNPLKNRKPNLFANI, translated from the coding sequence TTGAAAACTGATTTACATTTGAAATCTGTAGAAGAATTGGCGCCATTAATCGAAAACAAAACACTTTCTCCTGTCGAATTGACGAAAGAAATTTTGACATTTGCTGAAGAAAGCCAACCAAAAATTAATTCTTACATGGCCTTTTATAACGATGAGGCTATAGAAAATGCCAAATTGGCAGAGCAAGAGATTTTAAATGGCCATTACCGAGGAATGTACCACGGAATTCCGATGGCACTAAAAGATAATTTATACTTTAAAGATAAAATAACAACAATGTCTTCAAAGATTCATAAAGATTTTGTCTCAAATTATGATGCGACTGTTGTTGAAAAGCTTCGGGAAGCAGGTGTGATTTTCACAGGGAAATTAAGTATGCATGAATACGCATGGGGCATTACAAATAATAATCCTCATTATGGACCTGTACGCAACCCATGGGATCTTGATAAAATTCCAGGAGGCTCAAGCGGTGGTTCAGGAGCAGCAGTAGCAGCAGGCGCTAGTGTAGCCTCATTGGGAACAGATACAGCAGGCTCTATCCGCATTCCTTCTTCAGCGTGTGGTATTGTTGGCTTAAAACCAACACATGGTCGTGTAAGTAAATTTGGATGTTATCCGCTTGCTTGGAGTTTAGATCATATTGGTCCTATGACAAAAACGGTAAAAGACGCCGCAGCTATGCTTGAGATTATTTCAGGCTTCGATCACAGAGACCCTACATGTGTAGATGTACAAGTAGATAATTATGTAAATCAGCTTTCTGGCAATGTCAAAGATTTAGTCATTGGTGTGAATGAGGATTATTTCTTTAACCGCGTTGACTCAGATGTTGAACGTGCGGTTCGTGCGAGTATTCAAAATCTAGTAGATCAAGGGGCAAAGGTCGAAGTTGTTAAAATCCCATCCTTGCAATATGCAGAATGGGCAGAACTTGTAACGTCTCTTTCGGAGGCGTCTGCTATCCATCACTCCGATTTACAAAAGAGACCACAAGATTTCGGTGATGATATTCGTCTGTTATTTGAGCTAGGTGAATTACCGTCGGCGGTTGATTATTTACAAGCTCAACAAGTACGTAGACAAATTAAACAAGAGTTTACACAAATATTTAATCAAGTAGATGTTTTAATTTCACCGACATTACCGATTGTGGCCAATACGATTGGCGATGACTTTGCAGACCTGAATGGGGAAAAAGTCGACTTAATCGACAATATTATTCGTTTCACGGGTCCAAGTAACTTAACTGGATTACCAGCCCTTTCTGTTCCATGTGGATTTAAAGGCAATTTACCAATCGGCTTACAAATTATTGGACCAGCATTTAAAGAAGGTCGTATTTTAAATGTAGGCTATGCGATTGAACAAACAAATCCATTAAAAAATAGAAAGCCTAATCTTTTTGCTAACATTTAA
- a CDS encoding PucR family transcriptional regulator: MNVKNFLQLPITKDFTVVAGSNGLHKPVQNVEILDFEFSPDIETVRETIFTPNSVILSSLLFAKQQPEYLLNAVESLIQLKASALAYKPVIYNDLPEEVIALANAHHFPILRFGGDEFFEKIILETMAYAKTQDYTFFLETIMKRLINEEVSDEQITSFLQQLNKPFEKYLFVANLQMQSLTNPQWMQPFLQLEPLLKSGVICKYKNSIFILVTNQSEQFQFENFLNEWLTLYNISTDELIVGYSQVHATQTEFHLAVREAYFARIMAEMDMTPTCHYKHLGSDILLLELHRKDPQFARNYVNGYLGPLLDEKADADLINTAITYISKKGNIKEVAVAHFCHPNTIRYRMTKIRQLVAPLDNDYVFYERLSAAVKLYLLHSKIAD; this comes from the coding sequence ATGAACGTAAAAAACTTTTTGCAATTGCCTATTACAAAGGATTTTACAGTAGTTGCAGGTAGCAACGGTTTACATAAACCTGTCCAAAATGTTGAAATTCTAGATTTTGAATTTTCGCCTGATATAGAAACGGTTCGCGAAACGATATTCACACCAAATAGTGTAATTCTCAGCAGTTTATTATTTGCAAAACAACAACCCGAGTATCTTTTAAATGCTGTGGAAAGCCTTATTCAATTAAAAGCTAGTGCCTTGGCCTATAAGCCTGTTATTTATAATGATTTACCCGAGGAGGTGATCGCTTTAGCGAATGCACACCATTTCCCTATATTGCGCTTTGGGGGAGATGAATTTTTCGAAAAAATCATTTTAGAAACGATGGCATATGCAAAGACACAAGATTATACATTCTTTTTAGAAACGATTATGAAACGTCTTATTAATGAAGAAGTTTCTGATGAACAAATTACATCTTTTTTACAGCAATTAAACAAGCCGTTTGAAAAATATCTATTCGTAGCCAATCTACAAATGCAGTCATTAACAAATCCCCAGTGGATGCAACCATTTTTACAATTAGAGCCACTATTAAAATCAGGAGTTATTTGTAAATATAAAAATAGCATCTTCATTTTAGTGACAAATCAATCAGAGCAGTTTCAATTTGAGAACTTTCTTAATGAATGGCTCACATTATATAATATTTCAACAGACGAGCTGATTGTTGGTTATAGCCAAGTACATGCCACACAAACTGAGTTTCACCTTGCTGTGCGTGAAGCTTACTTCGCTCGTATAATGGCTGAAATGGATATGACCCCTACTTGTCACTACAAGCATCTTGGATCAGATATTCTACTATTAGAATTACATCGAAAAGACCCACAGTTCGCTAGGAACTATGTAAATGGCTATCTTGGACCATTACTTGATGAAAAAGCAGATGCAGATTTAATCAATACTGCCATCACGTATATCTCCAAAAAGGGTAACATTAAAGAAGTAGCAGTAGCCCACTTTTGCCACCCAAATACGATACGCTATCGCATGACAAAAATACGCCAATTAGTAGCACCGTTAGATAATGACTATGTATTTTATGAACGTTTATCAGCAGCCGTTAAATTGTACTTATTACATAGCAAAATAGCAGATTAA
- a CDS encoding DMT family transporter, giving the protein MKQYIADGMLLTTAIVWGSGFVITAIALEYLTAYQVMAGRFLLASIILTAIFGYKLKNATKSVIWKGVVLGTILYIAFALQTVGLQYTTPSKNAFLTAVNVIVVPLIAYAVYKRRIDGYEIIGSIIALVGIGCLSLQGSFTMNIGDALSLACAVAFAFDIFCTNLFVQKEDAIALTIIQFITASVIGILVVVSRGDIPASLEKEAIYSLIYLGIFSTTIAYLFQNVANQYTSATKAAIILSTESFFGMVLSVIFLHEVLTSRMVIGAVLILLAILIAEVKPAYPKKRIMNS; this is encoded by the coding sequence ATGAAACAATACATAGCTGATGGCATGCTACTGACAACTGCTATCGTTTGGGGCAGTGGATTTGTTATAACAGCCATTGCACTAGAATATTTAACTGCTTATCAAGTGATGGCAGGAAGATTTTTATTAGCATCAATTATACTAACTGCCATTTTTGGATACAAATTAAAAAACGCAACAAAATCAGTTATTTGGAAAGGCGTTGTACTAGGAACGATATTGTATATTGCTTTTGCACTTCAAACAGTTGGTTTACAATATACAACTCCCTCAAAAAATGCATTTTTAACTGCTGTCAATGTAATTGTCGTTCCGCTCATTGCCTACGCTGTCTATAAACGCCGTATCGATGGTTATGAAATTATCGGCTCAATTATAGCACTTGTCGGAATTGGCTGTTTATCGTTACAAGGTTCCTTCACGATGAATATAGGTGATGCACTTTCTCTAGCTTGTGCCGTTGCCTTTGCTTTTGATATTTTTTGTACAAACCTTTTTGTACAGAAAGAAGATGCAATTGCTTTAACAATTATTCAATTTATTACAGCATCCGTTATAGGTATTTTGGTCGTCGTAAGTCGAGGTGATATTCCCGCTTCCCTTGAAAAAGAAGCTATCTATTCACTCATTTATTTAGGTATTTTTTCAACTACTATTGCTTACCTTTTTCAAAACGTGGCCAATCAATATACCTCTGCAACAAAAGCAGCCATTATCCTGTCTACAGAGTCCTTTTTCGGCATGGTGTTATCGGTAATATTTTTACATGAAGTACTAACAAGCCGAATGGTAATAGGGGCAGTATTAATTTTACTAGCTATTTTAATTGCTGAAGTGAAGCCCGCCTATCCAAAAAAACGAATAATGAATAGCTGA
- a CDS encoding YitT family protein yields the protein MFFLKKGLVIIIGSICISIGINLFLTPYQILDGGVVGVALILYYLYKLKIGLMIILLSIPIFIIAWFKYRAYFYNSVHGLIASSFIIDLLKPLRNLIQIDAIYSAILGGVLVGFGIGLMLRYQTSTGGTDLVAQFLCDKTGINVGVLIFFIDSIVIVLGGFLLSSNTLILSIITVLVVGITTSMITSYSK from the coding sequence ATGTTTTTTCTGAAGAAGGGCTTGGTCATCATAATAGGTAGTATTTGTATTTCTATAGGCATTAACCTATTTTTAACACCCTATCAAATATTAGATGGGGGCGTAGTAGGGGTAGCGCTCATTTTGTACTATTTATATAAACTAAAAATTGGGCTAATGATTATATTATTAAGCATTCCGATATTTATCATCGCTTGGTTTAAATACAGAGCTTATTTTTACAATAGTGTGCATGGGTTAATTGCCTCGTCTTTTATCATTGACCTTTTGAAGCCTTTAAGAAATTTGATTCAAATCGATGCCATTTATAGTGCGATATTAGGAGGAGTATTAGTTGGTTTTGGTATCGGTTTAATGCTTCGGTATCAGACAAGCACTGGTGGGACAGATCTTGTAGCGCAATTTTTATGTGATAAAACAGGCATAAATGTTGGAGTTCTTATTTTTTTTATTGATTCAATCGTTATTGTATTAGGAGGATTTCTTTTGTCTTCAAATACATTAATTCTTTCCATTATTACCGTATTAGTAGTCGGTATTACTACAAGTATGATAACCAGCTATTCAAAATAA